The following proteins are encoded in a genomic region of Bernardetia sp. MNP-M8:
- the pckA gene encoding phosphoenolpyruvate carboxykinase (ATP), translating to MQQHGVKSNQSGIEELGIKHAANVYWNLPAAELIEHALDKKEGVLNDTGALMFDTGKFTGRSPKDRFIVKDAETENSVWWGDINIAFSPEKFDALMEKMIASLEGKDLYVRDAYAGADTNYQLKLRVINTNACSNLFCHNMFIRPEQTEFESFNPTFTILQVPEYEADPEVDGTRQANFAIINFTKKMILIGGTGYTGEMKKGIFSVLNYLLPHKHKVLSMHCSANIGQDGDTAIFFGLSGTGKTTLSADPNRPLIGDDEHGWTSDSVFNFEGGCYAKVIDLTEEKEPQIFNAVKFGALLENTRFHEGTRKVDYLNASVTENTRVAYPIYHIDNAVEPSVGGVPKNIFFLTCDAYGVLPPISKLEKGQAMYHFISGYTAKVAGTEVGITEPQRTFSACFGAAFLPLHPTKYAEMLGKKMEESNVNVWLINTGWSGGGYGVGSRMKLSYTRAMITAALEGKLDNVNFEEQPIFGVKIPSECPNVPTEILNPKNTWENKEEYDATANKLATAFVTNFEKYAEYANDEIMAGAPKAMANS from the coding sequence ATGCAACAACACGGAGTCAAGTCTAACCAATCAGGAATTGAGGAGCTAGGAATAAAACATGCAGCGAACGTATATTGGAACTTGCCAGCAGCAGAGCTTATTGAACATGCACTAGATAAAAAAGAAGGTGTTTTGAACGATACAGGAGCTTTAATGTTTGATACAGGCAAATTTACAGGGCGTTCTCCTAAAGATAGATTTATTGTAAAAGATGCAGAAACTGAAAATTCAGTATGGTGGGGAGATATAAACATTGCCTTCTCTCCAGAAAAATTTGATGCTCTAATGGAAAAAATGATTGCATCATTAGAAGGAAAAGATCTTTATGTGCGTGATGCGTATGCAGGTGCAGATACAAATTATCAACTTAAGCTACGTGTTATTAATACAAATGCTTGTTCGAATCTTTTTTGTCATAACATGTTTATTCGTCCAGAACAAACAGAATTTGAATCTTTTAATCCTACTTTCACTATTCTTCAAGTTCCAGAATACGAAGCTGATCCAGAAGTAGATGGTACTCGCCAAGCTAACTTTGCTATTATCAATTTCACTAAAAAAATGATTTTGATTGGTGGAACAGGTTACACAGGAGAAATGAAAAAAGGAATTTTCTCTGTCTTGAATTATTTGCTTCCTCATAAACACAAAGTATTGTCGATGCACTGCTCTGCAAATATTGGACAAGATGGTGATACAGCTATTTTCTTTGGTCTTTCTGGAACAGGAAAAACTACACTTTCAGCAGACCCTAACCGTCCTCTTATTGGAGATGATGAGCATGGCTGGACTTCTGATTCGGTTTTCAATTTTGAAGGTGGTTGTTATGCAAAAGTAATTGACCTTACAGAAGAGAAAGAGCCTCAAATCTTTAATGCTGTTAAGTTTGGTGCATTATTAGAAAATACTCGCTTCCATGAAGGAACTAGAAAAGTAGATTATCTCAACGCTTCAGTTACTGAAAATACTCGTGTAGCTTATCCAATTTATCATATTGATAATGCTGTTGAGCCTTCTGTTGGTGGTGTTCCAAAAAATATTTTCTTCCTTACTTGTGATGCGTATGGTGTATTGCCTCCAATTTCTAAACTAGAAAAAGGACAAGCTATGTATCACTTTATTTCGGGTTATACTGCCAAAGTTGCAGGAACAGAAGTAGGTATTACAGAACCACAACGTACTTTTTCTGCTTGTTTTGGTGCTGCCTTTTTACCTTTGCACCCTACTAAATATGCAGAAATGTTGGGTAAGAAAATGGAAGAATCAAATGTAAACGTTTGGCTTATCAATACTGGATGGTCTGGTGGTGGCTATGGTGTAGGTTCAAGAATGAAACTTTCTTATACTCGTGCTATGATTACAGCTGCTTTAGAAGGAAAATTAGATAATGTAAACTTTGAGGAACAACCAATTTTTGGAGTAAAAATTCCTAGTGAATGTCCAAATGTTCCTACTGAAATCTTGAATCCTAAAAATACATGGGAAAATAAAGAAGAATATGATGCTACTGCTAATAAATTAGCGACTGCATTTGTAACTAACTTCGAAAAATATGCAGAGTATGCAAATGATGAGATTATGGCTGGAGCACCTAAAGCAATGGCAAATTCGTAA
- a CDS encoding LytTR family transcriptional regulator DNA-binding domain-containing protein, with protein MNILQLLKKPHPFIFNIGSILVPSLITFLVILVFAPFGLVQSDVLNRFSYAIFFSAVVAFCIWVGVRGLQKVFSKSFEEENWTVGKEISLVFTILTFIIFVTFFIFAFLKGFENLGALFQIMFVRTLLISFFPILIMILYEQYYHQKQKWKEAESLNQRLQEKQTELQKTQIKLKAEFENKLQNQVEEKIEEQVRTKVEEIENTISQKKIILEAENGKIALQLESKQIFYLQSEGNYIEVFYKSDNSIQKELIRNSLKKLEEKLPPKDFFRCHKSYIINLSKIQKVEGNARNLELVLQNIDTKIPVSRSKSKELSEFLKANS; from the coding sequence ATGAATATTTTACAGTTACTCAAAAAACCTCATCCTTTTATTTTTAATATAGGAAGTATTTTAGTTCCTTCCTTGATTACTTTTTTAGTGATTTTGGTTTTTGCTCCTTTCGGTTTAGTTCAGTCTGATGTGTTGAACCGTTTTAGCTATGCTATTTTTTTTAGTGCAGTAGTTGCTTTTTGTATTTGGGTAGGTGTAAGAGGACTACAAAAAGTATTCTCTAAATCTTTTGAAGAAGAAAACTGGACAGTAGGAAAAGAAATAAGCCTAGTTTTTACGATTCTAACATTTATTATTTTTGTAACCTTCTTTATTTTTGCTTTTCTGAAAGGTTTTGAAAACTTAGGAGCTTTGTTTCAAATCATGTTCGTTCGGACACTTCTCATTTCGTTTTTTCCAATCTTGATAATGATTCTTTACGAGCAGTATTATCATCAAAAACAAAAGTGGAAAGAAGCAGAATCGCTCAATCAAAGACTTCAAGAAAAACAGACTGAATTACAGAAAACACAAATTAAACTCAAAGCAGAATTTGAGAACAAACTTCAAAATCAAGTAGAGGAAAAAATAGAAGAGCAAGTCAGAACAAAAGTAGAGGAAATAGAAAACACTATTTCTCAAAAAAAAATCATTTTAGAAGCCGAAAATGGAAAAATTGCTTTGCAATTAGAAAGCAAACAAATTTTTTATCTGCAATCAGAAGGAAATTATATTGAAGTTTTTTATAAATCAGACAATTCTATTCAAAAAGAATTAATCCGAAATAGCTTAAAAAAGCTAGAAGAAAAATTACCTCCAAAAGATTTTTTTAGGTGTCATAAAAGTTATATCATCAACCTTTCAAAGATTCAGAAAGTAGAAGGAAATGCACGAAATTTAGAATTGGTTTTGCAAAATATCGATACAAAAATTCCTGTTTCACGCTCCAAATCAAAAGAACTTTCAGAGTTTCTCAAAGCAAATTCTTAG
- a CDS encoding AraC family transcriptional regulator: MLTDQKIYYQDSSIQIARNHYAKTKSDMPLHSHDFLTISLLLNGNIAEKTSQDQIHKAGAGHVSIKPPQVIHSDSFAEDSSLLSLKIYDWEYYDLDFKEWSWIAEQTLIPYFLPLIQQKNKKEAIKQLKKTLAICLQQQSTHIPTWLSEIATYINNNHEKNIVITEIAQDINKHPFHVGHFFKKFYGMDIKTYQQNLRIRNSFAQVIEQNESLTEIAYKNGFSDQSHFCRTFKKITHFTPRKALNLIDV, encoded by the coding sequence ATGCTTACTGACCAAAAAATATATTATCAAGATAGCTCTATTCAAATAGCAAGAAATCATTATGCTAAAACTAAATCAGATATGCCTTTGCATAGTCATGATTTTCTTACCATTAGTTTATTGTTGAATGGAAATATAGCAGAAAAAACTTCTCAAGACCAAATTCATAAAGCAGGTGCAGGGCATGTTTCTATAAAACCACCTCAAGTGATTCATAGTGATTCTTTTGCAGAAGATAGTTCACTTTTATCGCTCAAAATATATGATTGGGAATATTACGACTTAGATTTTAAAGAATGGAGTTGGATTGCAGAACAGACACTTATACCTTACTTTTTGCCTCTCATTCAACAAAAAAATAAAAAAGAAGCTATAAAGCAACTAAAAAAAACATTGGCTATTTGCTTACAGCAACAATCTACACACATCCCTACTTGGCTTTCAGAAATTGCTACTTATATTAATAATAATCACGAAAAAAATATTGTAATAACAGAGATAGCTCAAGATATAAATAAGCATCCTTTTCATGTAGGTCATTTTTTCAAAAAATTTTATGGTATGGATATAAAAACATATCAACAAAACTTGAGAATACGAAATAGCTTTGCTCAAGTAATAGAACAAAATGAAAGTCTAACAGAAATTGCGTATAAAAATGGTTTTTCAGACCAAAGTCATTTTTGCCGAACCTTCAAAAAAATTACTCACTTTACGCCACGAAAAGCTCTAAATTTAATCGATGTTTGA
- a CDS encoding pepsin/retropepsin-like aspartic protease family protein, whose product MINYKYTLLLILLVFATSCSYIKNVGLLSGGELKAKNFVQEVPFELKKDLIVVKAKLNADTVLREFIFDTGAFNSKVENNLATDLGLETVTTKSNSTAQGVTKQIKVIRLDSITFGETSFYKIGAGKVIYSEKSASPCIAKHGIIGANLMKLAHWKIDYQNQKLYFSDTPFSINGEHYTLPFDSPTLSGTPKINLKLGDKTVENVLFDVGFNGSLVLPLSLAQHFETAETQIILDKSTSGIYGSNTDSIIVKKLKVEIGGYQTEMLVEFSAIGKALLGNEFLKHFTVCIDYEDDKILLKPQQEVKIESTTKFLLGILNDSLWVVNRTNSELDLQLGDTVLSVNNRKPKDLFSSHCDYIMNAKKMFEADTLVLELKNDNKINLFP is encoded by the coding sequence ATGATAAATTACAAATATACTTTACTTTTAATATTGCTTGTCTTTGCTACTTCTTGTTCCTACATTAAAAACGTAGGATTACTTTCAGGAGGAGAATTGAAAGCCAAAAACTTTGTTCAAGAAGTACCTTTCGAACTCAAAAAAGACTTGATTGTCGTAAAAGCCAAGCTAAATGCTGATACTGTTTTGCGTGAATTTATTTTTGATACAGGAGCGTTTAATAGTAAAGTAGAAAATAACTTAGCGACTGATTTAGGTTTAGAAACAGTTACCACTAAATCAAATTCGACAGCACAAGGCGTAACCAAACAAATTAAAGTTATTCGTTTGGATTCAATAACTTTTGGAGAAACTTCTTTTTATAAAATTGGAGCAGGAAAGGTCATCTATTCTGAAAAATCGGCTAGTCCTTGTATTGCCAAACACGGAATTATTGGAGCAAATCTAATGAAACTGGCGCATTGGAAAATTGATTATCAAAATCAAAAACTCTACTTTTCAGATACGCCTTTTTCTATAAATGGGGAACATTATACCTTACCTTTTGACAGTCCTACTTTGTCTGGAACACCAAAAATTAATCTAAAACTAGGCGATAAAACCGTCGAAAACGTACTTTTTGATGTTGGTTTTAATGGTAGTTTGGTTTTGCCTTTGTCTTTAGCACAGCATTTTGAAACAGCCGAAACACAAATTATTTTGGATAAATCTACTTCTGGAATTTATGGTTCAAATACAGATTCAATTATTGTAAAGAAGTTAAAAGTAGAAATAGGAGGTTATCAGACAGAAATGTTGGTAGAGTTTTCGGCTATCGGAAAAGCACTTTTAGGAAACGAGTTTTTGAAGCATTTTACAGTTTGTATTGATTATGAAGATGATAAAATTTTGCTCAAACCTCAACAAGAAGTAAAAATCGAATCTACAACAAAATTTTTGCTAGGAATACTCAATGATTCTCTTTGGGTTGTCAATCGTACCAATTCAGAATTAGATTTACAGTTGGGCGATACTGTCCTTTCCGTTAATAATCGTAAGCCAAAAGATTTGTTTTCTTCGCATTGTGATTACATAATGAATGCTAAAAAAATGTTTGAAGCCGATACTTTAGTTTTAGAACTCAAAAATGACAATAAAATAAATTTATTTCCTTAA
- a CDS encoding DUF1684 domain-containing protein gives MKKIISSSFTSLLLALFIISSCQSSKTAITSDNSKEMSYVSQIKLFQEEMNISYKDSKESPLEASKRKKFKSLPFFKIDESYKVEADFVRTTEGKPFAMQTTTDRKPIYQKFGEVSFELHGKRHTLNVYQSENLTQQEEYKDYLFLPFTDLSNGQESYYGGRYIDLKIPEREAADGQELDKITIDFNKAYNPYCAYNKKYSCPIPPKENHLDVKVLAGVSYENHD, from the coding sequence ATGAAAAAGATAATTTCGTCTTCCTTTACTTCATTACTCTTGGCTTTATTTATTATTTCATCTTGTCAAAGTTCCAAAACTGCAATTACAAGTGATAATTCTAAAGAAATGAGTTATGTTTCTCAAATAAAACTGTTTCAGGAAGAAATGAATATAAGCTACAAAGATTCTAAAGAATCACCTTTAGAAGCAAGTAAGCGCAAGAAATTCAAATCCTTACCTTTTTTCAAAATTGATGAAAGCTATAAAGTAGAAGCTGATTTTGTTAGAACAACTGAGGGAAAGCCTTTCGCAATGCAAACGACGACAGATAGGAAACCAATTTATCAAAAATTTGGAGAAGTTAGTTTTGAGTTGCACGGAAAAAGGCACACACTAAATGTCTATCAAAGTGAAAATTTGACACAACAAGAAGAGTACAAAGATTATTTATTCTTGCCTTTTACAGATTTGAGCAACGGACAAGAATCGTATTATGGGGGGCGTTATATTGATTTAAAAATTCCAGAAAGAGAAGCAGCAGACGGACAAGAACTAGATAAAATTACAATTGATTTTAATAAAGCCTATAATCCGTATTGTGCTTATAATAAGAAATACTCTTGTCCAATTCCACCAAAGGAAAATCATTTGGATGTGAAGGTTTTGGCTGGTGTGAGTTATGAAAATCACGACTGA
- a CDS encoding serine hydrolase has product MIRKTILVALLISITHFNFAQKIEKNQKLTQFIEKVQTELEMIPAISVAVSHLDDKKNTKSFAYTTGYTNLETKQKATNSTGFYIASTTKSFVGLLASVLEYEGKIDLQKQIIEYKPFSNFKEKAKFEGITINDLLSHQIGVDNEYLSMRLAYTGEYTEEDILRIIEQESEALETGKQFMYSNYGYYLFSMILKAELGKTWQDLLQEKVFTPLGMKNTSAKVSDFDENKLAKPHHSTFGKDVQKSDFFKIDKTMHAAGGIITSAEDMANFLEFQINKGTLHGKTIYPSAVIEKNQEKLVSAAHEYITIFEGNGYARGWRIGNFEGKKVIYHFGGYHGFASHLSFLPNEKIGVSVSINHSLGLDIGNLIAKYAYYLHLGDEKAVKKLEKKGIKSLQKKFKRYNKSEVKYAEKLAKREWMLSLPKEQYIGSYKSKNIGTVNVSYEDGKLLFTTGNVKSIATAYELKECMRIELAPGSGIVIRFQIEDGKPVSFSFGEDVFEKI; this is encoded by the coding sequence ATGATAAGAAAAACTATCTTAGTTGCACTACTTATTTCTATTACTCACTTTAATTTTGCTCAGAAAATAGAAAAAAATCAGAAACTCACTCAATTCATTGAAAAAGTCCAGACAGAGCTAGAAATGATTCCTGCTATCAGTGTTGCAGTTTCTCATCTTGATGATAAAAAAAATACAAAATCTTTTGCATACACCACAGGCTACACAAACCTTGAAACTAAGCAAAAAGCTACTAATTCTACTGGTTTTTATATTGCTTCTACTACTAAATCTTTTGTTGGGCTTTTAGCTAGTGTTTTGGAATATGAAGGAAAAATTGATCTCCAAAAACAAATCATAGAATACAAACCGTTTAGTAATTTCAAAGAAAAAGCAAAATTTGAAGGAATTACGATTAATGATTTGTTGTCGCACCAAATTGGAGTTGATAATGAATATTTATCTATGCGTTTGGCTTATACAGGCGAATATACAGAGGAAGATATTTTGAGAATTATAGAACAAGAAAGTGAAGCCTTAGAAACTGGAAAGCAGTTTATGTATTCTAATTATGGCTATTACCTTTTTTCTATGATTTTGAAAGCAGAACTAGGAAAAACATGGCAGGATTTGCTTCAAGAAAAGGTTTTTACGCCTTTAGGAATGAAAAACACATCTGCAAAAGTTTCTGATTTTGATGAAAATAAATTAGCCAAACCTCATCATAGTACCTTTGGAAAAGATGTTCAGAAATCAGATTTTTTTAAGATAGATAAAACCATGCACGCAGCAGGAGGAATAATTACTTCGGCAGAAGACATGGCAAACTTTCTAGAATTTCAAATCAATAAAGGAACTCTACATGGCAAAACAATTTATCCAAGTGCCGTTATAGAAAAAAATCAAGAAAAGTTAGTTTCTGCTGCTCATGAATATATAACTATTTTTGAGGGAAATGGCTATGCTAGAGGTTGGAGAATAGGCAATTTTGAAGGAAAGAAAGTAATTTATCATTTTGGAGGTTATCATGGTTTTGCTTCTCATCTTTCTTTTTTACCAAATGAAAAAATAGGTGTGAGTGTAAGTATTAATCACTCATTAGGTTTGGATATCGGAAATTTGATTGCTAAATATGCCTATTATTTACATTTAGGAGATGAAAAAGCAGTCAAAAAACTAGAGAAAAAGGGCATTAAATCACTTCAAAAGAAATTCAAACGCTACAATAAATCAGAAGTAAAATATGCCGAAAAATTAGCCAAACGTGAATGGATGCTTTCTCTTCCAAAAGAACAATATATAGGCAGTTACAAAAGTAAAAATATCGGAACAGTAAATGTCAGTTATGAAGATGGTAAACTGTTATTCACTACTGGAAATGTAAAAAGCATAGCAACAGCTTATGAGTTAAAAGAATGTATGCGAATCGAACTTGCCCCTGGGAGTGGCATCGTGATTCGTTTTCAAATTGAAGACGGAAAGCCAGTTAGTTTTTCTTTTGGAGAAGATGTTTTTGAGAAAATCTAA
- a CDS encoding polysaccharide biosynthesis/export family protein codes for MKNITLLLLLLSILSFFSCVPTRNLTYLKGKQQENPNIGSTTPSSYSLDFTSYRLQSYDILGINVQSIVPSKYDLGTTEASNIQSKQGGGSGQNGNALLSGYTISDSGFVQVPLVGSVQVAGLTVDEAASKIKAEVEERFTEVIVKVQLLTFQVTMLGEVTAPGQITIYNMRMTTILDVMALAGEPLVTANRQKVRIMRRKGATLESYYVDLTQDDILTSPLFYVQPGDIIYVEPLKGNKALQTNTSLIGIVGTIMNFAFFITNFFFIINR; via the coding sequence ATGAAAAATATTACTTTACTTTTACTTCTCTTATCTATTTTATCTTTTTTTAGTTGTGTTCCTACTCGTAACCTCACTTATTTAAAAGGAAAACAACAAGAAAATCCAAATATAGGAAGCACCACCCCTTCAAGTTATTCTTTAGATTTTACTTCATATAGATTACAGTCTTACGATATTTTAGGTATTAACGTACAAAGTATTGTGCCTTCAAAATATGATTTGGGTACAACAGAGGCTAGTAATATACAATCTAAACAAGGAGGAGGAAGTGGACAAAATGGGAATGCTCTTTTATCAGGGTATACAATTAGTGATAGTGGCTTTGTGCAAGTTCCTCTAGTTGGAAGTGTACAGGTAGCTGGACTTACAGTAGATGAAGCAGCTAGTAAAATAAAAGCTGAAGTAGAAGAGCGATTTACAGAAGTAATAGTAAAAGTGCAATTGCTTACTTTTCAAGTTACTATGCTTGGAGAAGTAACTGCACCAGGACAGATTACAATCTACAATATGCGTATGACTACCATTTTAGATGTAATGGCTTTGGCAGGTGAGCCTTTAGTTACAGCCAACAGACAAAAAGTAAGGATTATGAGACGAAAAGGAGCTACATTAGAAAGCTATTATGTAGATCTTACTCAAGATGATATTCTTACTTCTCCTCTTTTTTATGTCCAACCTGGGGATATTATTTATGTAGAACCATTGAAAGGAAATAAAGCACTACAAACAAATACGTCTCTGATTGGAATTGTAGGAACAATTATGAACTTTGCTTTTTTCATAACTAACTTTTTCTTCATAATAAATCGCTAA
- a CDS encoding glycosyltransferase family 2 protein, with the protein MKVSIVTVVYNNVSMVADAIESVLNQDYPDLEYILIDGASTDGTTELIRMYQNRITRFISEKDEGLYDAINKGIRMCSGDIIGLLHSDDFYPNNKVVSSFVKAFEEKNTDAVYGDLLYVDKEDTQKVIRYWQSGEFDCDSFYKGWMPPHPALFIKKECYQKYGVYDTRFKSAADYELTLRMLLKNKISATYIPMVMASMRTGGKSNSSLRNRLMANIEDYKAWKINDLQPKFYTRFMKPLSKIPQYFHGITQEKLELVYAASNSYSNNEVEV; encoded by the coding sequence TTGAAAGTTTCCATTGTAACTGTAGTTTATAACAACGTATCAATGGTAGCAGACGCTATTGAATCTGTTTTAAATCAAGATTATCCTGACTTAGAATATATTCTTATTGACGGAGCCTCAACAGACGGAACTACCGAATTGATACGTATGTATCAAAATCGTATTACTCGTTTTATTTCAGAGAAAGATGAAGGGCTTTATGATGCTATCAACAAAGGAATTCGTATGTGTAGTGGAGATATTATAGGGTTACTTCATTCTGATGATTTTTATCCAAATAATAAAGTAGTTTCTTCTTTTGTGAAAGCTTTTGAAGAAAAAAATACCGATGCTGTATATGGCGATTTGCTCTATGTAGATAAAGAAGATACTCAAAAAGTAATTAGATATTGGCAATCTGGAGAATTTGACTGTGATAGTTTTTATAAAGGCTGGATGCCTCCTCATCCTGCTCTTTTTATAAAAAAAGAATGCTATCAAAAATATGGAGTGTATGATACCCGATTTAAAAGTGCTGCCGATTATGAACTTACTTTGCGTATGCTTTTGAAAAATAAAATATCAGCAACTTATATACCTATGGTAATGGCTAGTATGCGTACAGGAGGAAAAAGCAATAGTAGCTTGAGAAATCGTTTGATGGCAAATATAGAAGACTATAAAGCTTGGAAAATCAATGACTTACAACCTAAGTTTTATACTCGTTTTATGAAGCCTTTGTCGAAAATACCTCAGTATTTCCATGGTATTACTCAAGAAAAATTAGAACTTGTTTATGCAGCTTCTAACTCATATTCAAATAATGAAGTGGAAGTATAA
- a CDS encoding YHS domain-containing (seleno)protein: MKNKKTHSLYIFLFLVFNVLIIGGSQAQQLTEKHCITHFNLDKGVAIEGYDVVSYFVEDKPQKGKASISAKYLGVIYRFSTKEHRDLFIKNPQKYMPQYGGWCAYAMGAKDEKVDMNPENYKIIDGKLYLFYKNFFTDTLDDWNEDEENLKQKANKNWSEVK; this comes from the coding sequence ATGAAAAACAAAAAAACACATAGCCTTTACATATTTCTATTTTTAGTGTTTAACGTCCTAATCATAGGAGGCTCACAGGCTCAACAACTAACAGAAAAACACTGTATTACGCATTTTAATCTTGATAAAGGAGTAGCCATTGAGGGTTATGATGTGGTTTCTTATTTTGTAGAAGACAAACCACAAAAAGGAAAAGCATCTATTTCTGCAAAATACTTAGGTGTAATTTATAGATTTTCTACTAAAGAACACCGAGATTTATTTATCAAAAACCCTCAAAAATATATGCCTCAATATGGTGGCTGGTGTGCTTATGCAATGGGTGCAAAGGATGAAAAAGTGGATATGAATCCAGAAAACTATAAGATTATAGATGGAAAACTCTATCTTTTTTATAAAAATTTCTTCACAGATACATTAGATGATTGGAATGAAGATGAAGAAAATCTAAAGCAAAAAGCTAATAAAAACTGGTCAGAAGTGAAATAA
- a CDS encoding serine hydrolase domain-containing protein, protein MKKHNLFTLLTFFSLIVFGCTEDETITPITSNEELTEYLQEVYNESQLPAFSLAIVKNGELAYQNSFGHKNIENNEIYTNQTLQPIASISKTVLGVATVKAIELGYFDLETDINSILTNPIINPNNPNDIIKIRHLVTHTSSLLDVSEAYFDAYYIQNGENMNTEGAALLQNFMGIEQRNKKSLESLISNYFYPSGINYSLDAFSNSKAGEKWAYSNLASSLMAYLIEIKANQPYHQFLEEQIFEPLEMNKSTYFPSLSETQLATLYFDKNTPLPRYGNDSYPDGSVFTSNEELSLFLVAMIKGFHFSEASIISSEGFETLFSPLLAEEKLILQAHNNHGVFWVHNNNTLQHSGSDPGTTCLLEFSKEKPEGFLLLTNSDASVEETQTVYNQSARQIKSAISSYLSSSE, encoded by the coding sequence ATGAAAAAACACAATTTATTTACCCTACTTACTTTCTTTTCTCTAATTGTATTTGGCTGCACAGAAGATGAAACTATCACTCCTATTACTTCAAATGAAGAGCTTACAGAATACTTACAAGAAGTCTATAATGAATCTCAACTTCCTGCTTTTTCTTTAGCGATTGTGAAGAATGGAGAACTTGCTTATCAAAATTCTTTTGGGCATAAAAACATCGAAAACAATGAAATTTATACCAATCAAACATTACAACCCATTGCCTCAATTAGTAAAACAGTTTTGGGTGTAGCTACCGTCAAAGCAATAGAATTAGGTTATTTTGATTTGGAAACAGATATTAATAGCATTCTAACAAATCCAATTATAAATCCTAATAACCCAAATGATATTATCAAAATTCGTCATTTGGTAACTCATACTTCTTCATTATTGGATGTTTCAGAAGCCTATTTTGATGCGTATTATATTCAAAATGGCGAAAATATGAACACAGAAGGAGCAGCCTTGTTGCAAAATTTTATGGGAATTGAACAGCGAAATAAAAAGTCTTTAGAAAGTTTGATTTCAAATTATTTTTATCCAAGTGGTATCAATTATTCTCTTGACGCATTTTCAAATTCTAAAGCTGGAGAAAAATGGGCATATTCTAACCTTGCTTCTTCTTTGATGGCATACTTAATTGAAATAAAAGCAAATCAGCCTTATCATCAATTTTTAGAAGAACAGATTTTTGAACCATTAGAGATGAATAAAAGCACTTATTTTCCTTCTTTGTCAGAAACTCAGTTGGCTACTTTGTATTTTGATAAAAATACACCTTTGCCTAGATATGGAAATGATTCTTATCCAGACGGTTCTGTATTTACCTCAAATGAGGAGCTTAGTTTATTTTTAGTGGCAATGATAAAAGGCTTTCATTTTTCAGAAGCATCTATAATTTCATCAGAAGGATTTGAAACTTTATTTTCCCCTCTTTTAGCAGAAGAAAAACTAATTTTACAAGCTCACAACAACCACGGAGTTTTTTGGGTACACAATAATAATACCTTGCAACATAGTGGAAGCGACCCTGGTACGACTTGTTTATTAGAATTTTCAAAAGAAAAACCAGAGGGTTTTTTATTACTGACTAATAGTGATGCTTCCGTTGAAGAAACGCAAACAGTATATAATCAATCGGCTAGACAAATAAAATCGGCTATATCTTCTTACTTATCGTCCTCTGAATAA